The genomic stretch GAATAGATGTGTTACTACTGACAACCTGAACACCCATATTTGAAAACCCCAAAGTTAATTGCAGACAAATAAAGTAAGGAAAATCAAAGTTTGGAAGCATTACCTGTTGATGGGGTTTCACATCCATCTACTCAAGCCACTTTCTTTTGCAAATCGAGCCTCCTCCTGGATTCTGGAAGATGCAACTCATGTTGCTCACTAGTTTGTTCTTCCTCATCTTCTGACTCAGTTAGCCATCCATGACAAGGACGCCTTGTTTCACTACCACTCCTTATAGCATGTGGTTCAATGAGCATAGGATCTTCCACTTCCTCATCTGATAGCTCAATCCCAGCTGGGACCGCACTGTGCCCTTCTAAAATTGACCTGTTACTTTGTGGTCGGACCTCATCCACTGCAGATTCTTGTTGCTGTAAAATCCATCAAGATCATTTAAGAATTTCACAGCATAAGTATGCTTCTTCCATTGGATGGCAACTGAGACCACAATTATGCATCGAGGTTTTGATGCATTGTGCCAGTGTTAATGTTGGTATTATCTTTGTAGCATCGAATCTCTACATCCACAAATTGTCAAATGTAGTACAATGTCACACTGGCAGTGAGGTAAATGTGAGAATAAGAGACCTTTCAATGGCCTAACCATGGAAACTGGACCAGACGACTTTTCGTAGTATGAGCAGCCATGTTCAACCTAGGTTGACAAAGGACAGATAAATCGTCCCCTCGTGGATGAATAAACAATTCCGAGAGAAAGGGGGAATAATTTGCTCTGTAGATTTCTCCGTCTCTAGTCTAGCTATCTCCTAATAACATATATCGACACACCTGAGGCTGTTCCTGCTccggctgctcctcctcctggatctCCTGCTCCAGCGTCGGCGgcgccttcttctcctcgtcctCCATCTCCAGGAGCTTTTCCTGGACGACGAGGTAGGAGGAATCCTCGAGGAAGGGCCACGCAGCAGCGCCCAGGTACTCCTAGAAATTAACCGTCATCCACATGCCGAGATCAAATAGAAGAGAATCGCAGGCGAGGAGAGAGGTAGCCACTAGCTAGTGCCGGTAGGCACATCCGTACCTTGAGGAGGGCATTGACGGCGGTGCGGACTTGGCGCGCCGTGTACCCCATGGGGGCGAAGTGGTCGATGGCGGCGTCTATCCGCCGGTCTCCCTTCCTCGCCCGCCCCCGCTTCGGCGCCATTGCTCCTCGGGCAAtcgtgctctgctctgctctctcCTCACCTGAGTTCTTGCGCCTTGCCTCCTCGGGTTGGGGATGGGACCTGTTGTACTCGCGGTCTGTGCGGCGACGCGAAAGCGAAGCGACGGCTACCAGCTGTTGGACGATGAACACCGGCAGACACTCGTCACACCCCCATTAAATGAAGAGTAAAGTGGACTCTGCTACCTTGAGAAATCTGAAAATTATTACACTCGAGGCTAGTAGTCTCGTGCAGGATTTCACTGTTACCGAAAGTGCCCTGGTTTTATTGCACAGTTGCATAAATAACCTGAATTATTTAATTTATGAATTGTGTTATGATCAAAATATGTCGTGTCATGAAATTATAACATGCTCAATACAAATTTCATTGGGTTCATGGGACTTAGTATAGATGAGTTTTATGGGATGAAACTCCCTACTCCTCTCTCGTCGTAATTAATATGCCAAGTcaacaattttgctgatgtAACATGAGATTTAgagtctgttcgcttcagcttattcagtcagCTTATCAGtcatcaaacagtatttttctctcacaacaaatcagccgtttcaacttttcaaccagcttataagctaaagcgaacaaCCCTTAATACGCACGAAATCATATGACACTTCAAACTGGCCTAACCTTTTAACCTCAGACAAATAATTCTGAAACTGTTTAGAGTGGTTTTCAAGGTGGTTATTCAGACGTGTCGTGCCGAGAACCCAGCCCGCAGCATTCCATCTTTCCCCTCCTCATTCTGCCATGTGGCCCCATACTTCTTTCCCATCCACTCTTTTCTCTCTGGCTCACTCACTCACTAACTTCTGACCGCCGCCTGAGAGCACCAGATTCAAAAATTTTCCACAAAAGAATGTATTTTAGCTTTTGGACAAACTAGATTTAGTTGTATGGATATTTAATTGCCTAAATTTTGAATTTACCAAGGTGCATGCCTATTTAATTGATATATCCTTTCAAAAATGCATTTTATCTTTCCAAGGTCCATGCACATTTAATTGTTTGACTTTTTTTCCCTTTATAAGGTATGGTTCATCAAGACTTTATTGACTAATTATTTTATTCGGGGCAATCCATGCCATTTCCCATGTCTATTATATGTCccaaaaattacaaaaataCACTCCTTGTGGGATAGAGGTAGTATTTGAATGTGAAAAACAACGCTCTGGCAATAGTCCAATCCCGTTTCCAATTTTTAGGATATCGAATATTAGAGCTATTTGGAACCAAAATTCCACCCCCTCCCCGCACTCTCAATCGGCCACTTTTTTCATAAAAGGCGATGTGGCACGTCATTCCTTTTCCTCCCCGCAAAAACGTGgctcgtttttctttttctctccatGAAAATGGTGCTTGTTTCATTTACTTCTCCGGCACGAATATATGTTTTGTCAGAAAAACCGGAGTTGATTGTCCTTTTGCCGTTGGAGAGTGGCCCCACAAATGAATTATATTTAGCATCTAAAGTTTTTAGCAACTATTTTTTTTGTGAACTGTCGGTGGAGAGGATCTTTTTAGCTCCCTATATTTTGTTAGAAAAGTTATAAAACCATTTATTTGGAAGTCTAATTTTTGGGCACTCTGCTCTTAATTCGCATAGTCAAGATTTGTTCAGAAAGGCTCTGTTCAACCGATCAGAATCTGAAGCTTTCAAAGCATTCCCAGCTTTAGCGGCTCCACCTATTCCGTGTGCAGCAATCTTGTCCCTGGAATTCTTCCTATGGTATGCGCAGCTTTTGTATCATCGTGAAACTATTTTTTATGATACATTCAATTCTCAGGTAGGCGCATCCTTTTGAACTGTACCAATTTAAACCACAACAAACATTTAAATTCAATCAGAATGGAGCAACCACAAAGAACGTTGAGAATTTAGATGGGCAATCAGAATCAGGGTGTTCCATGAACGTTGTGTGCTCCTAAAATCATGCGGCACTTTGGTCTTTGGACAGAGAAGAAAAGAGGCAGTGAACATGAATTCGAATAACGCTGTCCTCCAAGGATTAGAATTACCGTATTTCCAAAAGCCAACAAGGACGGGCCTAACACAATGGTCTCCACGACTCCACTTGTGGCCTAGATGTCCTGGTTCATACTAGCCTCCTTGTCCATTGCCCCCCTTTTTCTTTAAGGGTATGCTTACAAAAGCTAGAGTGGGTGACGTTGACTTCATGAAGGCGTTCCTCGCAATGGCTCATGCACAACCGCATTCACCGCGGCGATCAGGTTCTTGGGCCTGCTGAAGCCGTCCCTCTCAGCGTAGAAATGGTGCGCTATCTTGTGCGAGTTCCAGAAGATGTCTCTGCACGGCCTAGGAAGAACACCTGCCTCGCTGACCACAAGCCTGAGCAGCTCCCTCCGCGAGTCGGCGATGACCCCCCGAATCTCCCTCTCCGCCGCTTCGATGGACGCCGGAGATACCTCGGGGCCGTCACGGAGGGCGCACATGCGGATGCTGTTGATGCAACCCTCGCTCATCTCCTTCTTGTGCGTGCGGATGTCGTTCAGGAGGCGAATGGTAATGGACATGTGCCTGAGCAGATCCTTGTACTCTGGACCCCTCACCATGTCCTCTGAAATCTCTGGCCCAACCAAGTATATCGATGGCGCAACAACGGGGCCAAGCGCAATGCTCACCTCCGCGACCGCCATGTACTCTTCCATGGTCGGCACATGTCTTGTCCTCGCCCAATCTGCCTCGACCATGTAGGCCCTCACCAAGGCAAGCCACTGCACAAACAGATGAATTGCAAGAGCAGGCAGTGACTGATCAATGTAATAGCACTGAAATAcacacatatatacatatatacgtATACGGAAGCCGAAGGGAGCCTTACAACTTGAGCAATGTGGTCGACAACCCTGCGGTTCTGCACCACCGCACCTTTCGCTGCGATCTGGTTGTTGGTGTCGTAGACAGCCCGGAATAGGATCTCTACATCCTCAGAGCAGAACTCAATTCCGGCGTCTGCGTCCCACCTACAACATCATAAGAGACAATGACGACGCTGCTTAGTGAATCCAAGGCATCAATCGAATTAAGAACAGTGTATTGTACTACCTCTCAATCAGATCGATGAAGTTCTTTAGCTCCTCTATTGATCCTCCGTCGTCAAAGAAGTCATCAGCTATTACGGTCAGGATAGAATTCTGGATCCACGCAATGCTGGCGTCGTATTGTTCAGGAGGAAACACGGTGGAAGCCATAAAGACAAAGACATCCCAAGACATAACTCGTGCGTACTTGAGCTTGTCCAGTCCAAACTCCTTCGCCCATCTGTCACCAACAAGTTAGAACCTTAGAattcgtctttttttttatctgaaTGTTAGAAGCATGGAGGACGATAGAAACGTACGTCTCAATGTGATGGAGTTGTTGCTGGTAAATAGATTGCGCGGCATGGAAGTCTTCAGTGGCTAATGCCAGAATATCTTCAGTTGCATAACATGCCCTGATTCATAATTTCACATTCAATTTACGACTCTTAATGAGCTTGAAAAATGAAAACTACACCCTTTTACTGCTAAACAACAAAAGTTTATTTCGTTAAGAAAGGAGCTCACAAGTATGATGATTTTTGCATCTGGATGCCCTTGGTGTTGAAACGTTCAATGTTCATCTTGTGCTGTAGTGGTTCCAAGGTGGCCGAGTAAAATGGAGTTTTAAGAGCATATTCCACCTGAAAACATAAAACGTTGTGTTTTGTTCGAATGGGGGTCCAAtaagattgttttttttttgtggtgaCTACCTCTTTAGGCGATATTGATCTTGACAGTCTGTTGGAACACAATTGCTGCTTCAGTAGTTTACCCGACCATGCACCGATCTTTTCTAGAGTCCCCTCATCTTCCAAGATACGTACTAGTGAAGCTCTGTACAATTCGAGCAAAGCCTTGGAATCATTCAGATGCGCTTCAACTGAATCGTGGAATCTAGACTCTTCAGCAAAATGAGACAATACATCTGTACCAAAAGTTCCAGGTAGCTGATTAGCATCATGACCAAATCTCAGAAATAAACTAACGAAGGCTCGGATGTTCTAGTCTACAGGTACCAGAGGAGATGTCATATCCGTGCATGCGTAGCAAGCGGAATGCCATTGCACATGTCTCCATGTCCATTGTTATGTTGCCATCATTTTGCAGCAAGGACCTGCAATCCCCTGAATCTAGTGAGGACAAATGAGGGAACGGATAATGACATGGAGCAAAGACTAAAAGATATACTGATTATATTACCTGTACGCCATGTCTAATGTGCTGTTTATTTCACAAGAAAAATGAGATGATATTCCCATATTTTCAAGGGTGTCAACCAGGCAAAGTTGTGAATTTATGTCCAGTGCTGCAAAAATAAATATTGACATTAGGCGAAAACTAGTTGCGTTATCAACGAGTTTCCAAAAAGGCGCACCTGAACTGACGAACTTGTTTCCAAGCCAAGCCGTGTCGTAGGACGATGGCAGCTGCTTGGGGTCCAGGAGCTCCTGCCGGATCCTATTCTCTACCTCTCTCGTGTTCTGTAACGGGAAGGAGCGATAATGATTATTACCAGACTGCTCAAGTTTCTGGCCAAGAGTAGCCCATCATCAAGGGGCAAAACATTGTCGGTTGAAGTTCTTGCCTTCGGTTCAAGAGCCATGTCGACGCCTCCAGACACAACCTTGGCGCATACTGTTTTGAGAATACCAAAATGTTCGTTAATTATTTGCATAAAAACAATGCTATATAAGTTTGCAAACTGAGCCATTATGTTCGATCTTAATGTGCTACTACTTCCACAACTTGTGCCTGGCTAATTGTAATGGCAGAATTGAGTATTCTTATATATCCTAAGTCACTAAATAGAAAATAATTCTAGTGCAAATTGTTAaacctctgtcccaaattactattcactTTAGTTTTTAGATACAAAACATttgatgtatgtatgtatgtctagatatgtAAGTAAAAactatctagaaaagctaaaacgaatagtaatttgggatagaggggGTAATTTCCTCCATCCTCCTACGGAGGAGACTAACCGAACAAGCAAGGAGGACTGAATACATAAAACTAGGTGGCGGCCACGTTCCTATAAAGGCTATTTATTAAATACAAgttaattagtttatgtttatggtctaaaaatcatattatttctaaattaaaaatattttttagtgCCCCGACGTCCTTTATGTTAAGGGAATTTTTGTGTGTGGTGGGGAGGGGTTCGTGAGGTGGGGGTTAGTTGCTTGTAATAACGGGATTTACCTTTAACTTACTTTTTCAATCCACAGGAGTTATACATATTGGtaataaaaaaaactttaaAAAAGTATGACTTTTCACGAATCTAGATTGACTTATGTTGGTCATTATTGGAAAAATTAATAATTAGATCATTAACAACATGCGAAATGAGCTTACATTCCTTGCTCAtgtttttctatatttatttaaaaattaacaacacaaatttttttttcagtggTAGATGATGTTGCTATTGGTAACCAGATGTGATGATGCTCGTAAGTGGTAGGTTGTGTGGTGCGCATGCATATACGTTTTTATTGTGTTACTTTTAAAAGATCACTAACAACATGCATATATAGAAGCAGGTTAGCGAGGGACGGATTACCACGTCGTTGAGCGCGTACGGGCTGGAAACGCTGCGGCCGTGTCTCCGCGGCCCGCCCGAGCAATCGAGCCAGGGGGAGCGAAGCCGTCGTCGACATCATGGCTGCCTTTCACCTGTGTCTCTCTGTCCGA from Setaria italica strain Yugu1 chromosome II, Setaria_italica_v2.0, whole genome shotgun sequence encodes the following:
- the LOC101769817 gene encoding uncharacterized protein LOC101769817 isoform X1 translates to MAPKRGRARKGDRRIDAAIDHFAPMGYTARQVRTAVNALLKEYLGAAAWPFLEDSSYLVVQEKLLEMEDEEKKAPPTLEQEIQEEEQPEQEQPQQQESAVDEVRPQSNRSILEGHSAVPAGIELSDEEVEDPMLIEPHAIRSGSETRRPCHGWLTESEDEEEQTSEQHELHLPESRRRLDLQKKVA
- the LOC101769817 gene encoding uncharacterized protein LOC101769817 isoform X2, coding for MAPKRGRARKGDRRIDAAIDHFAPMGYTARQVRTAVNALLKEYLGAAAWPFLEDSSYLVVQEKLLEMEDEEKKAPPTLEQEIQEEEQPEQEQPQVEHGCSYYEKSSGPVSMVRPLKATRICSG
- the LOC101769132 gene encoding stemar-13-ene synthase, which produces MMSTTASLPLARLLGRAAETRPQRFQPVRAQRRVCAKVVSGGVDMALEPKNTREVENRIRQELLDPKQLPSSYDTAWLGNKFVSSALDINSQLCLVDTLENMGISSHFSCEINSTLDMAYRSLLQNDGNITMDMETCAMAFRLLRMHGYDISSDVLSHFAEESRFHDSVEAHLNDSKALLELYRASLVRILEDEGTLEKIGAWSGKLLKQQLCSNRLSRSISPKEVEYALKTPFYSATLEPLQHKMNIERFNTKGIQMQKSSYLACYATEDILALATEDFHAAQSIYQQQLHHIETWAKEFGLDKLKYARVMSWDVFVFMASTVFPPEQYDASIAWIQNSILTVIADDFFDDGGSIEELKNFIDLIERWDADAGIEFCSEDVEILFRAVYDTNNQIAAKGAVVQNRRVVDHIAQVWLALVRAYMVEADWARTRHVPTMEEYMAVAEVSIALGPVVAPSIYLVGPEISEDMVRGPEYKDLLRHMSITIRLLNDIRTHKKEMSEGCINSIRMCALRDGPEVSPASIEAAEREIRGVIADSRRELLRLVVSEAGVLPRPCRDIFWNSHKIAHHFYAERDGFSRPKNLIAAVNAVVHEPLRGTPS